From a single Aquincola tertiaricarbonis genomic region:
- a CDS encoding PEP-CTERM sorting domain-containing protein: MSFVSRWAALAGGLVLAASAQAVPVAYQGVLTSGSFAGSVAADSGPWGDAAGWSFWQFTAPFMAQVTITVTPSDASFDPVIAAFYGTESDSSGYLDLRTGTQSVHVALADGTTEWSLGGPGEAATLRFDNVYGSGTFVLAIADHADGLGQGALGYTITAAVPEPGTYALMAGGLALLAAAARRRRA, translated from the coding sequence ATGAGCTTTGTATCCCGATGGGCTGCCCTGGCGGGCGGCCTGGTACTGGCCGCCTCGGCCCAGGCTGTGCCCGTGGCCTACCAGGGCGTGCTGACCAGCGGCAGTTTTGCCGGCAGCGTGGCCGCCGACAGCGGCCCCTGGGGCGATGCGGCCGGCTGGTCGTTCTGGCAGTTCACCGCGCCTTTCATGGCGCAGGTGACGATCACCGTGACGCCGTCCGATGCGTCGTTCGACCCGGTGATCGCGGCCTTCTACGGCACCGAGTCCGACAGCAGCGGCTACCTCGACCTGCGCACCGGCACGCAAAGCGTGCACGTGGCGCTGGCCGATGGCACCACCGAATGGTCGCTGGGCGGGCCTGGCGAAGCCGCCACGCTGCGCTTCGACAACGTCTATGGCAGCGGCACCTTCGTGCTGGCGATTGCCGACCATGCCGACGGCCTGGGCCAGGGGGCCCTGGGCTACACGATCACCGCCGCCGTGCCCGAGCCCGGCACCTACGCCCTGATGGCCGGCGGCCTGGCGCTGCTGGCCGCGGCCGCGCGCCGCCGCCGCGCCTGA
- a CDS encoding ligase-associated DNA damage response DEXH box helicase has translation MTGRRRRYAPGAWFERHGWKPFPFQREVWSAMAAGRSGLLHATTGAGKTYAVWFGALARAAALGVATDDARQAPPLGVLWLTPMRALAADTTRSLTLPLAEEAPAWTIGQRTGDTASAERARQDRRLPTALVTTPESLTLMLTRASAQQDLAGVHTVIVDEWHELLGNKRGVQVQLALARLRHWNPQLVVWGLSATLGNSAEAMATLVGDAQGQLVVGRVPKDLAIDTLLPADVGRFSWGGHLGAQMQMPVVEEIERSGPTLVFTNVRSQAEAWYQLLLAARPDWAGLVALHHGSLDKSVREWVELGLKEGRLRAVVATSSLDLGVDFLPVERVLQIGSAKGVARLLQRAGRSGHAPGRPSRVTLVPTQALELVEGAAARRAAKAGQVEGRHTPAKPLDVLVQHLVTVALGGGFTPDALYEEVRSAPAYATLTREEFDWALAFVEGGGSSLGAYPEYHRVLPDDQGVYRVPDAGIARRHRMGVGTIVSDSTMPIQWVGGGVLGHLEESFIARLNPGDCFIFGGRALEYVRTRDMTAYVRKASSRSGKLASWNGAKMPLSSELADAIQALLHQAAREVAETYPDGLPEAEAPPPPARKGAAFSEPELRAAWPMLQVQVRLSHLPQAGRLLVEQYRSREGHHLFVYPFGGRNVHLGLAQLLAWRFSQQQPNTFSISINDYGFELLSIHPVEVAPLLDGRVLAEDGLMHDMLASLNSSALARKRFREIARVAGLVFSGFPGAAKSTRQLQASSSLFYEVFRKYDAGNRLLSQAEHEVLAQELELGRLGEVLARMRAQQIDLVPLQVPTPMSLPLMVERFREQLSTEKLADRLARIVADAEKVLAHPPLPPRPRLPKPRIVRRR, from the coding sequence ATGACCGGACGCCGCCGCCGTTACGCCCCGGGCGCCTGGTTCGAGCGCCATGGCTGGAAGCCGTTTCCGTTCCAGCGCGAGGTGTGGTCGGCGATGGCCGCCGGCCGCAGCGGCCTGCTGCACGCCACCACCGGCGCCGGCAAGACCTATGCGGTGTGGTTCGGCGCACTGGCGCGGGCCGCCGCGCTGGGCGTGGCGACGGACGATGCCCGGCAGGCGCCGCCGCTGGGCGTGCTGTGGCTGACGCCGATGCGCGCCCTGGCCGCCGACACCACCCGCTCGCTCACGCTGCCGCTGGCTGAAGAGGCGCCGGCCTGGACCATCGGCCAGCGCACCGGCGACACCGCCTCGGCCGAGCGGGCGCGGCAGGACCGGCGGCTGCCCACCGCGCTGGTCACCACGCCCGAATCGCTGACGCTGATGCTCACCCGCGCCAGCGCGCAGCAGGACCTGGCCGGCGTGCACACCGTCATCGTCGACGAGTGGCATGAGCTGCTGGGCAACAAGCGGGGCGTGCAGGTGCAGCTGGCGCTGGCGCGGCTGCGGCACTGGAACCCGCAGCTGGTGGTGTGGGGCCTGTCGGCCACGCTGGGCAACTCGGCCGAGGCCATGGCCACGCTGGTGGGCGATGCGCAAGGCCAGCTGGTGGTGGGGCGGGTGCCCAAGGACCTGGCCATCGACACGCTGCTGCCCGCCGACGTGGGCCGCTTCTCGTGGGGCGGCCACCTGGGCGCGCAGATGCAGATGCCGGTGGTCGAGGAGATCGAGCGCTCAGGCCCCACGCTGGTGTTCACCAACGTGCGTTCGCAGGCAGAGGCCTGGTACCAGCTGCTGCTGGCTGCACGGCCCGACTGGGCCGGCCTGGTGGCGCTGCACCACGGATCGTTGGACAAGAGCGTGCGCGAATGGGTGGAGCTGGGCCTGAAGGAGGGCCGGCTGCGTGCGGTGGTGGCCACCTCCAGCCTGGACCTGGGCGTGGACTTCCTGCCGGTGGAGCGGGTGCTGCAGATCGGCAGCGCCAAGGGCGTGGCCCGGCTGCTGCAGCGCGCCGGCCGCAGCGGCCATGCGCCCGGCCGGCCCAGCCGCGTGACCCTGGTGCCCACCCAGGCGCTGGAGCTGGTGGAAGGCGCCGCGGCCCGCCGTGCCGCCAAGGCCGGCCAGGTGGAAGGCCGCCACACCCCGGCCAAGCCGCTGGACGTGCTGGTGCAGCACCTGGTGACGGTGGCGCTGGGCGGCGGCTTCACGCCCGACGCGCTGTATGAGGAAGTGCGCAGCGCACCTGCCTATGCAACTTTGACGCGTGAGGAGTTCGACTGGGCGCTGGCCTTCGTCGAGGGTGGCGGCAGCAGCCTGGGCGCCTACCCCGAATACCACCGCGTGCTGCCCGATGATCAGGGCGTCTACCGCGTGCCCGATGCCGGCATCGCCCGCCGCCACCGCATGGGCGTGGGCACCATCGTCAGCGACAGCACCATGCCGATCCAGTGGGTGGGCGGCGGCGTGCTGGGCCACCTGGAAGAAAGCTTCATCGCCCGCCTCAACCCCGGCGACTGCTTCATCTTCGGTGGCCGTGCGCTGGAATACGTGCGCACCCGTGACATGACGGCCTACGTGCGCAAGGCCAGCAGCCGCAGCGGCAAGCTGGCCTCGTGGAACGGCGCCAAGATGCCGCTGTCCAGCGAGCTGGCCGATGCCATCCAGGCCCTGCTGCACCAGGCTGCGCGCGAGGTGGCCGAGACCTACCCCGACGGCCTGCCGGAGGCCGAAGCCCCGCCGCCGCCGGCCCGCAAGGGCGCTGCGTTCAGCGAGCCTGAACTGCGCGCCGCCTGGCCGATGCTGCAGGTGCAGGTGCGGCTGTCGCACCTGCCGCAGGCCGGCCGGCTGCTGGTGGAGCAGTACCGTTCGCGCGAGGGCCATCACCTCTTCGTTTACCCGTTCGGCGGCCGCAACGTGCACCTGGGCCTGGCCCAGCTGCTGGCCTGGCGCTTCTCGCAGCAGCAGCCCAACACCTTCTCCATCTCGATCAACGACTACGGCTTCGAGCTGCTCAGCATCCACCCGGTGGAGGTGGCGCCGCTGCTGGACGGCCGCGTGCTGGCGGAAGACGGCCTGATGCACGACATGCTGGCCAGCCTGAACAGCAGCGCGCTGGCGCGCAAGCGCTTCCGCGAGATCGCACGCGTGGCGGGGCTGGTGTTCAGCGGCTTTCCCGGCGCGGCCAAGAGCACGCGGCAGCTGCAGGCTTCGTCCAGCCTGTTCTACGAGGTGTTCCGCAAGTACGACGCCGGCAACCGCCTGCTCAGCCAGGCCGAGCACGAGGTGCTGGCGCAAGAGCTGGAACTGGGTCGGCTGGGCGAGGTGCTGGCGCGCATGCGGGCCCAGCAGATCGACCTGGTGCCGCTGCAGGTGCCCACGCCGATGAGCCTGCCGCTGATGGTCGAGCGCTTTCGCGAGCAGCTCAGCACCGAGAAGCTGGCCGACCGGCTGGCCCGCATCGTGGCCGACGCGGAGAAGGTGCTGGCCCATCCGCCGCTGCCCCCGCGGCCGCGGCTGCCCAAGCCGCGCATCGTGCGCCGGCGCTGA
- a CDS encoding asparaginase: protein MEVTRGGFVESFHRGSLAIVDAGGALHTALGDIERPVFPRSAVKVMQALPLVASGAAARLGLTDAELAIACASHNGEPAHAATAAGMLAKAGLDATALECGGHWPMWDVAGRALAATGAQPGALHNNCSGKHAGFACLGCLMATAEGRDARAFLAGYVRPDHPLMREVTAALQAATGCNLAQAPVGTDGCAIPTFAIPLRQLAHGFARIATGSGLSPAHAAAAARLRRAVAAAPFMVAGTGRFDTRVMEALGERLFCKVGAEGVYGAALPELGLGVALKMDDGNNARAAEVVMAAVAAALLPRAAPLQPAQATLLAELAAPTLRNWNGTEVGGLRGAEALRQALTVAA from the coding sequence GTGGAAGTCACCCGCGGTGGCTTCGTCGAATCGTTCCACCGCGGGTCGCTGGCCATCGTCGATGCCGGCGGCGCTTTGCACACCGCGCTGGGCGACATCGAGCGGCCGGTGTTCCCGCGCTCGGCCGTCAAGGTGATGCAGGCGCTGCCCCTGGTGGCCAGCGGCGCGGCCGCGCGGCTGGGGCTGACCGACGCCGAGCTGGCCATCGCCTGTGCCTCGCACAACGGCGAGCCCGCCCATGCGGCCACCGCCGCCGGCATGCTGGCCAAGGCAGGGCTCGACGCCACCGCACTCGAATGCGGCGGCCACTGGCCGATGTGGGACGTGGCCGGCCGCGCGCTGGCCGCCACCGGCGCCCAGCCCGGCGCACTGCACAACAACTGCTCGGGCAAGCATGCGGGCTTTGCCTGCCTGGGCTGCCTGATGGCCACGGCCGAAGGGCGCGACGCACGCGCCTTCCTGGCGGGCTACGTGCGGCCCGACCATCCGCTGATGCGCGAGGTGACGGCCGCGCTGCAGGCCGCCACCGGCTGCAACCTGGCGCAAGCGCCGGTGGGCACCGATGGCTGCGCCATTCCCACCTTTGCCATCCCGCTGCGGCAACTGGCCCACGGCTTTGCGCGCATCGCCACCGGCAGCGGCCTGTCGCCCGCGCATGCCGCAGCCGCGGCACGGCTGCGGCGGGCCGTGGCGGCAGCGCCCTTCATGGTGGCCGGCACCGGCCGCTTCGATACCCGGGTGATGGAGGCGCTGGGCGAGCGGCTCTTCTGCAAGGTGGGGGCGGAGGGCGTGTACGGCGCCGCGCTGCCCGAGCTGGGCCTGGGCGTGGCGCTGAAGATGGACGACGGCAACAACGCCCGCGCGGCCGAGGTGGTGATGGCGGCGGTGGCCGCGGCGCTGCTGCCCCGGGCCGCGCCGCTGCAGCCGGCGCAGGCCACGTTGCTGGCCGAACTGGCCGCCCCCACGCTGCGCAACTGGAACGGCACCGAGGTGGGCGGCCTGCGTGGCGCCGAGGCACTGCGGCAGGCGCTGACGGTGGCCGCCTGA
- a CDS encoding GGDEF domain-containing protein, with protein sequence MKNNDVPSTATLPEAGPPTTREHFAQWRQAQDIRQRTRLGGFFYLVAWCLCWGFASRPGMHWAAGLMVTALFALLLLLRLLHRLPRQADVDVLRRWALVHWNLLLATALSWGLASSWVLATPDFGNARLVAVVSTVAFATAMVFTFAMNRPLALLGVAFLSLPGIAALAWHDAQALPVVLTLVGHLAFLVLALRRGHAEYHAHTAMAFELLDQRERFRALSRTDGLTQLGNRLHFNQVLPEMAHQAQRSGQPLSLAMFDIDWFKRINDTHGHAAGDACLIAFSGWLRTAFAGPGDVLVRLGGEEFGVLMPGTTAAEAWQRAEAFRHQVSLTPVAWRDRHIAVTTSGGVGTYGVAIDGEPEHLVQRVDRALYTAKARGRNQVTQALGDALPPQSDLPFWAS encoded by the coding sequence ATGAAGAACAACGACGTGCCGTCCACCGCGACCCTGCCCGAGGCCGGTCCGCCCACCACCAGGGAGCACTTCGCGCAATGGCGGCAGGCGCAGGACATACGCCAGCGCACGCGGCTCGGCGGCTTCTTCTACCTGGTCGCCTGGTGCCTGTGCTGGGGCTTTGCCAGCCGCCCGGGGATGCACTGGGCGGCGGGCCTGATGGTCACCGCGCTGTTCGCGCTGCTGCTGTTGCTGCGGCTGCTGCACCGCCTGCCCCGGCAGGCCGACGTCGATGTGCTGCGCCGCTGGGCCCTGGTGCACTGGAATCTGCTGCTGGCCACCGCCTTGAGCTGGGGGCTGGCCAGCAGCTGGGTGCTGGCGACACCAGACTTCGGCAATGCACGGCTGGTGGCCGTGGTGTCCACCGTGGCCTTTGCCACCGCCATGGTGTTCACCTTCGCGATGAACCGTCCGCTGGCCCTGCTGGGCGTCGCCTTTCTCAGCCTGCCCGGCATCGCCGCGCTGGCCTGGCATGACGCGCAGGCACTGCCGGTGGTGCTGACTTTGGTCGGGCACCTGGCTTTCCTGGTGTTGGCGTTGCGGCGGGGCCATGCCGAATACCACGCCCACACCGCGATGGCCTTCGAGCTGCTGGACCAGCGTGAACGCTTCCGGGCGCTCAGCCGCACCGACGGGCTGACGCAGTTGGGCAACCGGCTGCACTTCAACCAGGTGCTGCCCGAGATGGCCCATCAGGCGCAGCGCAGCGGCCAGCCGCTGTCGCTCGCCATGTTCGACATCGACTGGTTCAAGCGCATCAACGACACCCACGGCCATGCCGCGGGCGACGCCTGCCTGATCGCCTTTTCCGGCTGGCTGCGCACGGCCTTCGCTGGCCCCGGCGACGTACTGGTTCGCCTGGGCGGCGAAGAGTTCGGCGTGTTGATGCCGGGCACGACGGCGGCAGAGGCCTGGCAGCGTGCCGAGGCCTTCCGACACCAGGTGTCGCTGACGCCGGTGGCGTGGCGCGACCGGCACATCGCCGTCACCACCAGCGGCGGCGTGGGCACCTATGGCGTGGCGATCGATGGCGAGCCCGAGCACCTGGTGCAGCGGGTGGACCGCGCGCTCTACACGGCCAAGGCCCGCGGCCGCAATCAGGTCACGCAGGCCCTGGGTGACGCGCTGCCGCCGCAGAGCGACCTGCCGTTCTGGGCGTCCTGA
- a CDS encoding ABC transporter ATP-binding protein produces MSHILTVRGVERRFQSSHGSTLALSATDLQVAENDFITILGPSGCGKSTLLRIVAGLDQPTAGEVLLDGRRISGPGADRGMVFQSYTLFPWLTVRDNVCFGLRERGLPRAQQIEIAQGFIQKVGLSGFEHHFPKQLSGGMQQRTALARALANGPRMLLMDEPFGALDHQTRELMQELLLGIWEAERTTVLFVTHDIDEAVFMGSRVMVMSARPGRIKLDRAVPLPHPRHYAVKTTAAFSELKAELTEQVRTEVLAAQAAMA; encoded by the coding sequence ATGAGCCACATCCTCACCGTGCGCGGCGTCGAGCGCCGCTTCCAGTCCAGCCACGGCAGCACGCTGGCCTTGTCGGCCACCGACCTGCAGGTGGCCGAGAACGACTTCATCACCATCCTCGGCCCCTCGGGCTGCGGCAAGAGCACGTTGCTGCGCATCGTCGCCGGCCTCGACCAGCCCACCGCCGGCGAAGTGCTGCTCGATGGCCGGCGCATCAGCGGTCCCGGCGCCGACCGCGGCATGGTGTTCCAGAGCTACACGCTGTTTCCGTGGCTGACGGTGCGCGACAACGTGTGCTTCGGCCTGCGTGAGCGCGGCCTGCCGCGGGCGCAGCAGATCGAGATCGCGCAAGGCTTCATCCAGAAGGTGGGGCTGTCGGGCTTTGAGCACCACTTCCCCAAGCAGCTGTCGGGCGGCATGCAGCAGCGCACCGCGCTGGCCCGGGCGCTGGCCAACGGCCCGCGCATGCTGCTGATGGACGAGCCCTTCGGCGCGCTGGACCACCAGACCCGCGAGCTGATGCAGGAGCTGCTGCTGGGCATCTGGGAGGCCGAACGCACCACGGTGCTCTTCGTCACCCACGACATCGACGAAGCGGTGTTCATGGGCAGCCGGGTGATGGTGATGAGCGCCCGGCCTGGCCGCATCAAGCTCGACCGGGCGGTGCCGCTGCCGCATCCGCGGCACTACGCGGTCAAGACCACCGCCGCCTTCTCCGAGCTGAAGGCCGAGCTCACCGAGCAGGTGCGCACCGAGGTGCTGGCAGCGCAGGCGGCGATGGCTTGA
- a CDS encoding ABC transporter permease, which produces MKPLTPVPRGTRFVLGLSFFVVFFAVWSFATLGGHVSKTFLADPLTMLRSGWTLLTEMGFAVDIGMTVWRVVGGFAIAAVLALPLGVLMGAYKPIEAFFEPFVSFARYLPASAFIPLLILWAGLGEAQKLSVIFIGSFFNLVLMIAVAVGNTRRDLVEAAYTLGCGDSGVVRRVLIPGAAPEIAEILRMVLGWAWTYVIVAELIGASSGIGHMITDSQALLATDQIIFGIIVIGLIGLLSDLLFKWANRRMFRWAALGR; this is translated from the coding sequence ATGAAACCGCTGACACCTGTCCCCCGAGGCACGCGCTTCGTGCTCGGCCTCTCGTTCTTCGTCGTGTTCTTCGCCGTGTGGTCGTTCGCCACGCTGGGCGGCCATGTCAGCAAGACCTTCCTGGCCGACCCGCTGACCATGCTGCGCAGCGGCTGGACGCTGCTCACCGAAATGGGTTTCGCGGTGGACATCGGCATGACGGTGTGGCGCGTGGTGGGTGGCTTTGCCATCGCCGCGGTGCTGGCCTTGCCGCTGGGCGTGCTGATGGGCGCCTACAAGCCCATCGAGGCCTTCTTCGAGCCCTTCGTCAGCTTTGCCCGCTACCTGCCGGCCAGCGCCTTCATCCCGCTGCTCATCCTGTGGGCCGGGTTGGGTGAGGCGCAGAAGCTCTCTGTCATCTTCATCGGCAGCTTCTTCAACCTGGTGCTGATGATCGCGGTGGCCGTGGGCAACACGCGGCGCGACCTGGTGGAGGCGGCCTACACCCTGGGCTGCGGCGACAGCGGCGTGGTGCGCCGGGTGCTCATTCCCGGCGCCGCGCCCGAGATCGCCGAGATCCTGCGCATGGTGCTGGGCTGGGCCTGGACCTACGTCATCGTGGCCGAGCTGATCGGCGCTTCCAGCGGCATCGGCCACATGATCACCGACAGCCAGGCGCTGCTGGCCACCGACCAGATCATCTTCGGCATCATCGTCATCGGCCTCATCGGGCTGCTGAGCGACCTGCTGTTCAAGTGGGCCAACCGGCGGATGTTCCGCTGGGCGGCCCTCGGACGCTGA
- a CDS encoding alpha/beta hydrolase family protein, producing the protein MYIDVVDAAGGLRFPAEVMGWPTEAAPAAPVPLAVLSHGNGGSYQIYRALCQALVAAGWVVAAFDHPGNNRKDDRLKGTLQNLEDRPRHVGLVISEVLARLPIDTDRIAVIGHSLGAYTALAVAGGQAHARSGEAVAPAHDPRVKALVLLAPAAFFFVAPDALRAVDLPILLMEAEHDDITPLSQGEIIRHGVADARRVDSRLVPGAGHFSFITPFPKALVKPAFPPSQDPPGFDREAFHRRYPQDIVAWLNQALPPSA; encoded by the coding sequence ATGTACATCGACGTCGTCGATGCGGCCGGGGGCCTCCGCTTCCCGGCCGAGGTGATGGGCTGGCCGACCGAGGCCGCGCCGGCGGCACCCGTGCCGCTGGCGGTGCTGTCCCATGGCAATGGCGGCAGCTACCAGATCTACCGCGCGCTGTGCCAGGCGCTGGTGGCGGCGGGCTGGGTGGTGGCCGCGTTCGACCATCCGGGCAACAACCGCAAGGACGACCGGCTCAAGGGCACGCTGCAGAACCTGGAGGACCGTCCACGCCACGTGGGCCTGGTCATCTCCGAGGTGCTGGCCCGCCTGCCCATCGACACGGATCGCATTGCCGTCATCGGCCATTCATTGGGCGCCTACACCGCGCTGGCCGTGGCCGGTGGCCAGGCGCATGCGCGCAGCGGTGAAGCCGTGGCGCCTGCGCACGACCCGCGCGTGAAGGCCCTGGTGCTGCTGGCGCCGGCGGCCTTTTTCTTCGTTGCTCCCGATGCCCTGCGCGCGGTGGACCTGCCCATCCTGCTGATGGAAGCCGAGCACGACGACATCACGCCGCTGAGCCAGGGCGAGATCATCCGACACGGCGTGGCCGACGCGCGCCGCGTCGACAGCCGGCTGGTGCCGGGCGCGGGCCACTTCTCGTTCATCACGCCGTTTCCCAAGGCCCTGGTCAAGCCGGCATTTCCGCCGTCGCAAGACCCGCCCGGCTTCGACCGCGAGGCCTTCCACCGGCGCTATCCCCAAGACATCGTGGCCTGGCTGAACCAGGCGCTGCCGCCTTCCGCATGA
- a CDS encoding ABC transporter substrate-binding protein, translating to MTFKASAFRLVATLACASAATLAHAQDTKVAVGISGWTGFAPLTLAKEAGLFKKHGLDVTIKKIPQKDRHLALASGDIQCAATTVETWVVWNANGVAGTQIFQMDKSYGADGLVVKPGINKISDLKGKTLAASAPGTAPYFGAAWILKKNGMSIKDVKVLTLEPQPVANAFLAGTDGIDAGMTYEPYLSSVRAKPEAGKIIATTLDYPMVMDTFGCTPKFLADNPKAAKGLADAYFDALDLIKADPKKSYEIMGADVKQSGEAFENSQKFLRWQDRAANQKFFASEHPQFTKEAADLLLEVGIIKQIPDLTKLADTRFLN from the coding sequence ATGACGTTCAAAGCCTCCGCCTTCCGCCTCGTCGCCACCCTGGCCTGCGCCAGTGCTGCCACGCTGGCCCATGCCCAGGACACCAAGGTCGCCGTCGGCATCTCGGGCTGGACGGGCTTTGCGCCGCTCACGCTCGCGAAGGAGGCGGGGCTGTTCAAGAAGCACGGCCTGGACGTCACCATCAAGAAGATCCCGCAGAAGGACCGCCACCTGGCCCTGGCCTCGGGCGACATCCAGTGCGCGGCCACCACGGTGGAAACCTGGGTGGTCTGGAACGCCAACGGCGTGGCCGGCACCCAGATCTTCCAGATGGACAAGAGCTACGGTGCCGACGGCCTGGTGGTCAAGCCCGGCATCAACAAGATCAGCGACCTGAAGGGCAAGACCCTGGCCGCCAGCGCACCGGGCACCGCGCCTTACTTCGGCGCCGCCTGGATCCTGAAGAAGAACGGCATGTCCATCAAGGACGTGAAGGTGCTGACGCTGGAGCCGCAGCCGGTGGCTAACGCCTTCCTGGCCGGCACCGACGGCATCGACGCCGGCATGACCTACGAACCCTACCTGAGCAGCGTGCGCGCCAAGCCCGAGGCCGGGAAGATCATCGCCACCACGCTGGACTACCCGATGGTGATGGACACCTTCGGCTGCACGCCCAAGTTCCTGGCCGACAACCCCAAGGCCGCCAAGGGCCTGGCCGATGCCTACTTCGACGCGCTGGACCTGATCAAGGCCGACCCGAAGAAGAGCTACGAGATCATGGGCGCCGACGTCAAGCAAAGCGGCGAAGCCTTCGAGAACTCGCAGAAGTTCCTGCGCTGGCAGGACCGCGCGGCCAACCAGAAGTTCTTCGCCAGTGAGCACCCGCAGTTCACCAAGGAAGCGGCCGACCTGCTGCTGGAGGTGGGCATCATCAAGCAGATTCCCGACCTGACCAAGCTGGCCGACACGCGCTTCCTGAACTAA
- the hutH gene encoding histidine ammonia-lyase has protein sequence MTAIELDPGRLTLETLQAVHAGGVTLTVAPHAAAAVQASAAVVQSAAAGDAPVYGVNTGFGKLANQRISEADLDTLQLNLIRSHSVGVGAPLQPPVVRLMLATKAASLARGHSGVRPVVIDTLLAVLNAGLVPYVPSQGSVGASGDLAPLAHMTLALMGEGEMLVDGERRPALPVLQQAGIAPLKLAAKEGLALINGTQTSTALALHALLAFEPVLESALVIGALTIDAARGSDGPFDPRIHALRGQPGQIDVAQYYRALLQGSAIRASHAEGDDRVQDPYCLRCQPQVVGACLDQLRHAALVLVREANAVTDNPLVFAEDGAMDPALGRPEPGRAPSGGRERSELGGTMISGGNFHAEPVALAADGMALAIAEVGAIAERRIAMLIDSGVSRLPPFLTANAGLNSGFMIAHVTAASLASENKSLAHPASVDSLPTSANQEDHVSMATFAARRLQAMIANTAHILGIELLAAAQGIEFLRPLQSSAALEEVHALLRSHCPSIDVDRYLAPDIERATALVHSGALARILRTLPALPALWIPA, from the coding sequence ATGACTGCGATCGAACTTGACCCTGGGCGCCTGACGCTCGAGACGCTTCAGGCGGTGCATGCCGGCGGCGTCACCCTCACCGTGGCCCCGCATGCGGCGGCGGCCGTGCAGGCCAGCGCCGCCGTGGTGCAGTCGGCGGCGGCCGGCGACGCGCCGGTTTACGGCGTGAACACCGGCTTCGGCAAGCTGGCCAACCAGCGCATCAGCGAAGCCGATCTCGACACGCTGCAGCTCAACCTCATCCGCTCGCACAGCGTGGGCGTGGGTGCGCCGCTGCAGCCGCCGGTGGTGCGGCTGATGCTGGCCACCAAGGCCGCCAGCCTGGCGCGCGGCCATTCCGGCGTGCGGCCGGTGGTCATCGACACGCTGCTGGCGGTGCTCAATGCCGGCCTGGTGCCCTACGTGCCCAGCCAGGGTTCGGTGGGTGCCTCGGGCGACCTGGCGCCGCTGGCCCACATGACGCTGGCGCTGATGGGCGAAGGCGAGATGCTGGTGGACGGCGAGCGCCGCCCAGCGCTGCCGGTGCTGCAGCAGGCCGGCATCGCGCCGCTGAAGCTGGCCGCCAAGGAAGGCCTGGCGCTGATCAACGGCACGCAGACCTCCACCGCGCTGGCGCTGCATGCGCTGCTGGCGTTCGAGCCGGTGCTGGAATCGGCGTTGGTCATCGGCGCGCTCACCATCGACGCGGCCCGCGGCAGCGACGGCCCATTCGATCCGCGCATCCATGCGCTGCGCGGCCAGCCCGGCCAGATCGACGTGGCGCAGTACTACCGTGCACTGCTTCAGGGCAGCGCCATCCGCGCCTCGCACGCGGAAGGGGACGACCGGGTGCAGGACCCGTACTGCCTGCGCTGCCAGCCGCAGGTGGTGGGTGCTTGTCTAGACCAGTTGCGCCATGCGGCGCTGGTGCTGGTGCGGGAAGCCAATGCGGTGACCGACAACCCGTTGGTGTTCGCGGAAGACGGGGCGATGGACCCGGCGCTCGGCCGCCCGGAGCCGGGTCGCGCCCCCTCGGGGGGCCGCGAGCGCAGCGAGCTGGGGGGCACCATGATCTCGGGCGGTAATTTTCATGCCGAGCCCGTGGCCCTGGCGGCCGACGGCATGGCGTTGGCCATTGCCGAGGTCGGTGCCATCGCCGAGCGCCGCATCGCGATGCTGATCGACAGCGGCGTGTCGCGGCTGCCGCCCTTCCTGACCGCTAATGCGGGCCTGAACAGCGGCTTCATGATCGCCCACGTCACCGCCGCTTCGCTGGCCAGCGAGAACAAGTCGCTGGCGCACCCGGCCAGCGTGGACAGCCTGCCCACCTCGGCCAACCAGGAAGACCATGTGTCCATGGCCACCTTCGCGGCCCGGCGGCTGCAGGCCATGATCGCCAACACCGCGCACATCCTGGGCATCGAACTGCTGGCCGCGGCCCAGGGCATCGAGTTCCTGCGGCCGCTGCAAAGCTCGGCCGCGCTGGAAGAGGTGCATGCGCTGCTGCGCAGCCACTGCCCCAGCATCGACGTCGACCGCTACCTGGCGCCCGACATCGAGCGTGCCACGGCCTTGGTGCACAGCGGTGCACTGGCGCGCATCTTGCGAACGCTGCCGGCTCTGCCGGCGCTGTGGATTCCGGCCTGA